DNA sequence from the Deinococcus apachensis DSM 19763 genome:
CAGAGGTGCAGGACCCGCAGAGCTTCGTGGTGCCCGCCCACCTGTTCGCGCAGATCGTGCGGAACTTGGGCGGGGAACTCGTGGAGCTGGAGATTGTGGGGAGCGAACTCGCCGTGCGCGCGGGAGGCAGCGATTTCAAGCTCCAGACCGGGGACTTGGAGGCGTACCCACCGCTGAGCTTTCCCGCCCACGCCGACGTGAGCCTGGACGCCGCCGAACTGGCCCGTGCCTTCGGCAGCGTGCGTTACGCGGCGAGCAACGAGGCTTTCCAGGCTGTCTTTCGCGGCATCAAGCTGGAGCACCGTGGCGAGTCTGCCCGGGTGGTCGCCTCCGACGGCTACCGGGTCGCCATCCGTGACTTTCCCGCGAGCGGCGACGGCCGCAACCTGATCGTCCCCGCCCGCAGTGCCGACGAGCTGATCCGGGTGCTGAGGGACGGCGAGGCCCGCTTCACCTACGGCGAGGGGATGCTCAGCGTGACCACTGACCGGGTCCGCATGAACCTCAAGCTGCTCGACGGCGACTTCCCGGACTACGAGCGGGTGATTCCCAAGGACATCAAGCTCCAGGTCACTCTGCCCGGCACCGCGCTCAAGGAAGCCGTGAACCGGGTGGCCGTGCTGGCCGACAAGAACGCGAATAACCGGGTCGAGTTCCTGGTGAGCGAGGGCAAGCTGCGCCTCGCCGCCGAGGGGGACTACGGTCGGGCGCAGGACACGCTGGACGTGACGCAGGGGGGCAGCGAGCCCGCCATGAGCCTCGCCTTCAACGCCCGGCATGTCCTTGACGCGCTGGGTCCCATCGACGGTGACGCCGAACTCCTCTTCTCGGGCTCCACCAGCCCCGCCATCTTCCGCGCGAGTGGGGGGGGAGGGTACATGGCGGTGATGGTCACGCTGCGCGTTTAAGGGGGCAGTGGAGGGCAAGCAGGGGTATACTCGGCGCCCACCCTCCCCGGCTTAGACCGCGTGCATTCACCTCCGCCCCGGGACGCTTATAGTGTCCACGCTACACTTGGCGCCGAGTAGTCAGCCCGGTGGTTTCGGAACGAACAGGGGAGGCAAGCGCATGAACATCGAGAAAGTCATCGCCCGTGAAGTGCTGGACTCACGTGGAAACCCGACGGTAGAGGCCGAAGTGTTCCTCGACAGCGGCTTTTCCGGCCGCGCCATCGTGCCCTCAGGCGCCAGCACCGGCACCCACGAGGCGCTGGAACTGCGCGATGGCGGCGGGCGTTACGGCGGCAAGGGCGTGCAGAAGGCCGTCCAGAACGTGAACGAGGCGCTGGGTCCGGCCGTGGTGGGCCTGGATGCCTCCGACCAGGGCGCCGTGGACGCGGCGATGCTCGACCTCGACGGGACGCCCAACAAGGGCCGCCTGGGGGGCAACGCGATCCTGGCGGTCAGCCTCGCCACCGCCCGTGCCGCCGCGAACGAGCTGGACGTTCCCCTGTACCGCTACCTGGGCGGCAGCAATGCCAAGACGCTGCCCGTTCCGATGATGAATGTCATCAACGGCGGTGCCCACGCCGACAACTCGGTGGACTTTCAAGAGTTCATGGTCATGCCCGTCGGCGCCCCCTCCTTCCGCGAGGCGCTGCGCTATGGGGCTGAAACCTTCCACGCGCTGAAAAAGGTCCTTTCGGGCCGCGGGTACAACACCAACGTGGGTGACGAGGGCGGCTTCGCCCCCGACCTCAAGAGCAACGAGGAGGCGCTGGAAGTCCTGCTCGAAGCGATTCAGAAGGCCGGATACGAGCCGGGCAAGGACATCGCCATCGCGCTTGACCCCGCCGTGACGGAGCTGTACAAGGACGGCCAGTACCACCTGGAGAGCGAGGGGCGGGCGCTCTCGACGGCGGAGATGGTCGACTTCTGGGCCGACTGGAGCAGCCGTTACCCCATCGTCTCCATCGAGGACGGGCTGGCGGAGGACGACTGGGAGGGCTGGCAGCTTCTGACGAGCCGCCTGGGGGACCGGGTGCAGCTCGTGGGGGACGACCTGTTTGTGACCAACCCCGAGCGGTTGCAGCGCGGCATCGAGACGAATGTCGGGAACGCAATCCTGGTGAAGGTCAACCAGATCGGCACGCTGACCGAGGCGATGGACGCCATCGAACTCGCCAAGCGGAGCCGCTACGGCACGATCATCAGCCACCGGTCTGGGGAGTCGGAGGACGCCTTCATCGCCGACCTGGCCGTCGCCACGAACGCCGGGCAGATCAAGACGGGCAGCGCCAGCCGCTCGGACCGCATCGCCAAGTACAACCAACTGCTGCGGATTGAGGCTCAATTGGGTGACCGGGCCGTCTATCCGGGACGCCGGGCGCTGCGGTAAGGCGGAGCGGCGCTGGAGGGATTGGGCTTTGGAAGGCTGGTTCCCAACGCCTGATCCCTTTTCCCCTATCCCTATGGAAGGGATTCCAACACAGGAAGCAAGGATTTGAAATGAAGCATTTTGACCGAGCAACGAAAATTGTCGCCACCGTCGGCCCGGCCAGCCGCAGCCCCGAGGTGCTGGGCCGGATGATCGACGCGGGCCTGAACGTGGTCCGTATGAACTTCAGCCACGGCGATCCCGAGGACCACCGCCAGACCGTGCAGATGGTGCGGGAACTCGCCGCGCGCAAGGGCGTGACCATTGGCATCCTGCAAGACCTCCAAGGGCCGAAGATCCGGGTGGGGCGCTTCCGCGAGGGTTCGGCCACCCTGGAACCCGGCCAGAAGTTCACGATCACCATGGAGGAGGTCGAGGGCGACGAGACGCGGGTGAGCAGCACGTACAAGGGCCTGGCGCTCGACGTGCATCCCGGCATGACCCTGCTCCTCGACGACGGCAACCTGAACCTGAAGGTGGACCAGGTGCGCGGCCAGGACGTGCAGACCACCGTCGTGATCGGCGGCGTGCTAAAGAACAACAAGGGCATCAACGTGCCGCAGGCCGACCTCGCCGTGCCCGCGCTCTCGGACAAGGACGTGCAGGACATGGAGTTCGGGGCGCAGCTCGGGGTGGACTGGGTGGCACTCTCGTTCGTGCGCTCGCGCGACGACCTGCTGCTCGCCCGGCACTACCTCGCCCGCTTCGGCTCGCGGGCCAAGCTGATGGCGAAGATCGAGAAGCCCCAGGCGGTCGAACGCTTCGAGGACATCCTGCGGGAAGTGGACGGCATTATGGTCGCTCGTGGTGACCTGGGCGTCGAGATGCGCCCCGAGCAGGTGCCCACCATCCAGAAGCGCCTGATCCGCCTGTGCCGGGAGGTGGGCAAACCCGTCATCACCGCGACCCAGATGCTGGAGAGCATGATCAACCTGCCGCGTCCCACCCGCGCGGAGGCTTCTGATGTGGCGAACGCGATCTATGACGGTACGGACGCGGTGATGCTCTCGGCCGAGTCGGCGGCGGGCCACTACCCCGTCGAGGCCGTCGCCATGATGGACCGCATCGCCCGTGAGGCCGAGGGGAGCGAGCACTACAAGATGCTCCAGCGCCAGGTCGTGATCGAGACGGAGCTTGCCCAGGACTCCATCGCCGCCGCCGCCTGCTCCATCGGTGAAAAGCTGGATACGCCCGTCATCGTGACCTTCACGAGTACGGGCGGCGCGGCGACCCGCATCGCCAAGAACCGGCCCCCGCTGGCGATCCTGGCCCTGACCCCCAACGAGCAGACCCGCAACCAGCTCGCGCTCTCCTGGGGCGTGGTGCCCATGCTCAGCGAGGACCCGCACGACACCGACGACATGGTCCGCATCGCCAACGACGAGCTGAAAAAGAGCGGACTCGCGGATGTGGGCGACCGATACGTCATCACGGCGGGCGTGCCCTTTGGTGTGAGGGGAACCACGAACATGCTCCGCGTCGAGCGTCTGCGTGAGGAGGACCTGAGCGACCGGGTTTAAACCTTCACCTGACCACTGAAAAGAACGGCCCCTTGTCTTCATGTGAGGGGCCTGTCAGGTTTTTATCCACAGTGGGCAGCTTTTTCCACACCCCAGGTGTGGATAACTTTTGGGTGGGAACGAATCGAACCGCGTTCTGGACGTTATCCACAGAAGGGAGAGTTATCCACAACGTTCTGTGCATAACTTTCCCCACTGGCCGGGTCGCCGGGAAGCTCGTGGAGGCCCCGGCAAGACCCCAGAGGGGTCAGGAGCCCAGGACTAGCCGCGCGAACTTGTCCTTGCCCTTCTGGATGACTGCGCCGCCCTCTCGGGAGAGGTCATCCAAGCCCAGGCTTCCCTGCGGCTCGGTGTACGTCTCGCCATTCAGCCTCAGGCCCCGGTTCCCAATCAGCTTGCGGGCCGCGCCGTTGCTGGGTTCCAGCCCCGCGAGGACCACCAGCCGGGCCATGCTGACGTTTCCGCCCTCGCCCAGTTCTGCTTTGGGGACGCTCACGCTGGGGATGTTCTCGGGGATGCCTCCCTTCGCCACCGACCGGAAACGTTCCTCCGCAGCGTCCAAATCGGCCTCGGGATGGAGCCAGGAGACCACCTGGCGGGCCAGTTCGCGGTGCGCGGCGACCGGATGCCCAGCCAGCAGCTCCGCGATCCTCTCCTGCGGAAGATCGGTCAGCAGGGTGAAGTAGTTCTCCAGCAGCGGGTCGGGCACCTTCATCAGCGCGGCGAACATCAGGTGCGGCTCGTCGGTCAGGCCGATGTAGTTGTCCAGGCTCTTGGACATCTTCTCGGCGCCGTCCAGCCCGACGAGGAGGGGCAGGGTCATCACGACCTGCGGCTCCTGCCCGTAGTCGCGTTGCAAGGCGCGGCCCACGAGGTTGTTGAAGAGCTGATCCGTGCCGCCCAGCTCCACGTCCGCCTCCAGCGCCACGGAGTCGTAACCCTGGGTGAGGGGGTACAGCAGCTCATGGACACTGACGGGCGTTCCGGCGTTCAGCCGCTTGGTGAAGTCGTCGCGCTCCAGAATGCGGGCGACCGTGTAGCGGCTGGCGAGACGAATCACGTCCGCGTAACCCATCGGCTCCAGCCACTCGCCGTTGAAGCGCAGCTCCAGCACCTCGGGGTCGTCGCGCAGGATCAGCCTGCACTGCTCCAGGTAGCTCTGGGCGTTGGCGCGCGTCTCCTCCAGCGTGAGGGGCGGGCGGGTCTTCGACTTGCCGCTGGGGTCACCGATCATGGCGGTGAAGTCACCGATCAGCATGATGACCTTGTGCCCCAGGTCCTGAAACTGGCGCATCTTGCGGAGGATGACCGCGTGGCCCAGGTGCAGGTCCGGACGGGTGGGGTCGGCACCGAGCTTGACGCGCAGGGGCGCACCACGTTCCAGCTTGCGCCGCAGGTCATCCTCGGTCACGAGGTCCACGACGCCGCGCTTCAGGATGGCGAGTTGTTCTTCGATAGGAAGGTTCCGGCGGATTTCGTTCATGGGAACTCCAAAAAGAAGACGGCGCACTCGCTCTTTCGCAAATGCGCCGCTTCGGGGTTGGATTTCAGGCTAGAGCTGACCCGCCCACCTAGCGGCGGGGAGGATACGCACGTCGGGTCAGACGCCTCATGCGGAGCAGTGTAGCAAAAGGCGGCTCACGCTCTACCCTGACCCCGTGAAGACCATCCACGAACTCCGCGCCACCTTTCCCCGCCCGGGCCGCCTGGAGTGGATCGGCCTGCGCGAGATGCGGCGTGGCCCCGTGCGGAGCGTGACGGAGGCGCAGGCGCATCCCCTCGTCGGCCTGATCGGGGATCACGGGAAACAGGCTCCCGGCAGATTGCGCGCCCTAACCGGAGAACCGGGGGAGGCGGTGACTCCGACAAGCACCCGGCCCATCCCCGGCGGTCCCGGGCGGCGCCAGGTCACGCTCCTCCAAGCCGAACACCTGCCCGTCATCGCGGCGCTGGCCGGGCTGCAGGAAGCCACACCGGAGATGCTGCGCCGTAATCTCCTCGTGAGTGGAATTCCGCTGCTGGCCCTCAAGGACGCCCGGCTCCGTGTGGGCGAGGTCGTGCTGGAGGCGACGGGGGAGTGTCATCCCTGCTCCCGGATGGAGGAGACGCTGGGCGAGGGCGGCTACAACGCGGTGCGTGGACATGGCGGCCTGACGGCGCGGGTGATCTCGGGCGGCCTGATCCGGGTGGGCGACCCGGTGACGGTGTTGGAACCCGTTCCGGCGGGGAGGGACTGACCGTATGCTGGGGTGGTGAGCCGTTCGCGCCCCACCTCCGGTCGGTCCGCGGCCCTCGCGCTCGGGCGGCTCTTCGGGTTCCCGCGGCTGATCGTGGGATTAGGCGTCCTCAGTGCCTTCGCCTTCAGTCTGGCGCTCTTCATCGCGGCCATCGTGCAGGCGTACCACACCATCGGTGGGGCGCTCGGCCGTCTAGGTCAGGCGGACACGACCAAGGCTCTCCTGATCGCCGCCAGCGAGCAGGCCGACACGCTGCTCGTTGGCGTGGCCCTGCTGATCATCAGCCTGGGGCTCCAAGCCCTGTTCGTCGGGCAACTCCACAACGTCCCAGCCTGGTTGCACATCCGCACCTTCGACGACCTGAAGCAGAAGCTGCTCGGTGTAGTCGTCACGGCGCTGGCGGTGAACTTCTTCGCCGTGGCATTGGAGTGGCGGGCCGGGCCGGACATTCTGACGTACGGCGCTGCCATCGCCGCCGTCATTCTCGCGGTGGGGGCCTACAGCGTGATTCTGGGGCGTCAGAACCATTTTCCCGCCCCGGGAGAGGAGGGGCCGGATGCCCAGCCCCACCCTTGACGCCCGCCTGGAGGCCGCCCTGCACCTGATTCGCTCGGAGACCCACGCGGACATCGGCTCAGATCACGCCCACCTCCCCATCCGGCTGGTCCGGGAAGGCCGCGTGGGACGGTGCCTGGTGGTGGAACTGAACCCCGGCCCGCTGGCCCTGGCGCGGCGCAAGGTAGCCCAGGCACGCCTGGAAGAGCGCATCGAGGTCCGCGCCGGAAACGGCTTCGCGCCCCTGCGGCCCGGCGAGGTGGACAGCGCCAGCATGACGGGCCTGGGCGCGGGAACGATGGTGGGCATTCTGGACCGGGCGGGGGAGCAGCGGCCCCCCACGCTGGTCCTGCAACCCAACGACTCCCCCCGGCCCCTGCGGGTATGGGCACGTGAGCATAACTACCACCTGACCGCCGAGCGCCTCATCCACGGGTACTGGCCCTACCCTGTGCTGCGGCTGGACCACGCCGAGGGGCTCGACCCGGCCTACGCGGGCCTGCCCCTGAACGCCGCGCTACGTTACGGTCCTCACCTGCTGCGGGAAAAGTCCAGCTTGCTCCGCGAGCAGGTGGGGGCTGACATCGCCCGCCTGACTCCCCTCGCCGCGCCGGGCCGCACGGCGCAGGTGGAGCTGGAGGCCGCCCATGACGCCCTCAAAGTGCTGGAAGGGCAATAAAAAATCCGCCTCTTCGGGCGGTGATGTCAAAGAATATAGCGTGGAATGCAGGGGAAGTCAAATTATGCAGCCGAGAGTCAGGAGGAAGTTGATCTACCCGGGGCCAGCGCAGGTTTTTTGGTTTTTCCCCACTTCCGCGTGCAATTTCACAGCAGCAGGGCGAGGTGGTGTTCGGCGAGGTGGCCGCCCTCCGCGTTCTGCACGGCGTCGGGCTGGGTTCCCCAGAGCTGGAAACCGTGCCGCTCGTACAGCCGCCGCGCCGTGTGTTGCGTCTCCATGACGCCGAGGTGCAGCGAGGTCACGCCCGGCCACGCCCGCGCGTGGCCAATCCCGGCCCGCAGCAGCGCGTCCCCGCAGCCCTGGCCCCGCGCGGCGGGAAGGACCGAGACGCCAAACACGTTCGCGCGGTGGCTCAGCCGGGGCCGCGTCTCCCGGGCGACGGTCAGGAGGCCGACGAGGGCTCCGTGCTGAAAGGCCCCGAAGTTCGCCACCTCCGGCGTGGGATCCAGCCGGGCGGCAATCTCCGCGAGGGGCCGCGCCCCGAACTCCTCCGCCGTAGTGATAAAGGCCAGCGGGTCCATCTGCAGGGCCGAGAGGCGCACCTCCCGGTAGGCGGACGCGTCGGCGGCGGTCAGGAGGCGGACGGCGACGCACTCAGCCACGCGCCTCCTCCACGACGGCGGCCTCACCCAGCGGCACGACCTCGGCGGGGGTGGGGCGGGACTCGGCCACCGTGCGGTCGCGCCAGTTCAGGACGTGGCCCTCCGTGCGCACCCGGCGCGTGAGGGTCAGGTCGAGGTCGGTGACGAGCCAGCCGGGCACGTTCCATTCCCCCTGGGCCACCACTCCGTCCTCGGGGAGGTCGAGATCGGCGGGGGCGTAGACCGCCGCCTTCCCGGTCGCCTGCTCGACGGCATAGGTCCAGTCGGCGTCCGCGATCAGCGGGGCGTGGACGGCGTAGAGCTGGTTTTCCAGCGCGCGGGCCATGCTCCCCACCCGGACGCGGGTGTACCCGGAGCGCAGGCCGGTAAAGGACGGCACGATCAGGAGTTCCGCCCCACCCTCGGCGAACTGCCGGGCCAGGCCTGGGAATTCGCTGTCGTAACAGATGGCGACGCCAAAGCGAACCCCCTCGCCGCCGGGCAGGGGCAGCTCGAAAACCCGCACGCCCGCTCCGGGCTCAATGAACCACTCCTCAGCCTCAAAGCGGGTCATCAGCAGCTTGTCCTGGTGGCTGGCCTGGCCGTCCGGGCCGAAGACGTAGGCGCGGTTCACAAAGCCCTGCCCCTGGGCCACCGGAAAACTGCCCGCCACGATGGCGACCCTATGCTGGCGGGCCAGACGGGCGTGCAGGGCGGCAAAGTTCGGCAGGAGGGCTTGGAGCGCGGGC
Encoded proteins:
- a CDS encoding YqhA family protein yields the protein MSRSRPTSGRSAALALGRLFGFPRLIVGLGVLSAFAFSLALFIAAIVQAYHTIGGALGRLGQADTTKALLIAASEQADTLLVGVALLIISLGLQALFVGQLHNVPAWLHIRTFDDLKQKLLGVVVTALAVNFFAVALEWRAGPDILTYGAAIAAVILAVGAYSVILGRQNHFPAPGEEGPDAQPHP
- the tyrS gene encoding tyrosine--tRNA ligase; its protein translation is MNEIRRNLPIEEQLAILKRGVVDLVTEDDLRRKLERGAPLRVKLGADPTRPDLHLGHAVILRKMRQFQDLGHKVIMLIGDFTAMIGDPSGKSKTRPPLTLEETRANAQSYLEQCRLILRDDPEVLELRFNGEWLEPMGYADVIRLASRYTVARILERDDFTKRLNAGTPVSVHELLYPLTQGYDSVALEADVELGGTDQLFNNLVGRALQRDYGQEPQVVMTLPLLVGLDGAEKMSKSLDNYIGLTDEPHLMFAALMKVPDPLLENYFTLLTDLPQERIAELLAGHPVAAHRELARQVVSWLHPEADLDAAEERFRSVAKGGIPENIPSVSVPKAELGEGGNVSMARLVVLAGLEPSNGAARKLIGNRGLRLNGETYTEPQGSLGLDDLSREGGAVIQKGKDKFARLVLGS
- a CDS encoding GNAT family N-acetyltransferase, which produces MAECVAVRLLTAADASAYREVRLSALQMDPLAFITTAEEFGARPLAEIAARLDPTPEVANFGAFQHGALVGLLTVARETRPRLSHRANVFGVSVLPAARGQGCGDALLRAGIGHARAWPGVTSLHLGVMETQHTARRLYERHGFQLWGTQPDAVQNAEGGHLAEHHLALLL
- the pyk gene encoding pyruvate kinase — encoded protein: MKHFDRATKIVATVGPASRSPEVLGRMIDAGLNVVRMNFSHGDPEDHRQTVQMVRELAARKGVTIGILQDLQGPKIRVGRFREGSATLEPGQKFTITMEEVEGDETRVSSTYKGLALDVHPGMTLLLDDGNLNLKVDQVRGQDVQTTVVIGGVLKNNKGINVPQADLAVPALSDKDVQDMEFGAQLGVDWVALSFVRSRDDLLLARHYLARFGSRAKLMAKIEKPQAVERFEDILREVDGIMVARGDLGVEMRPEQVPTIQKRLIRLCREVGKPVITATQMLESMINLPRPTRAEASDVANAIYDGTDAVMLSAESAAGHYPVEAVAMMDRIAREAEGSEHYKMLQRQVVIETELAQDSIAAAACSIGEKLDTPVIVTFTSTGGAATRIAKNRPPLAILALTPNEQTRNQLALSWGVVPMLSEDPHDTDDMVRIANDELKKSGLADVGDRYVITAGVPFGVRGTTNMLRVERLREEDLSDRV
- the eno gene encoding phosphopyruvate hydratase, which gives rise to MNIEKVIAREVLDSRGNPTVEAEVFLDSGFSGRAIVPSGASTGTHEALELRDGGGRYGGKGVQKAVQNVNEALGPAVVGLDASDQGAVDAAMLDLDGTPNKGRLGGNAILAVSLATARAAANELDVPLYRYLGGSNAKTLPVPMMNVINGGAHADNSVDFQEFMVMPVGAPSFREALRYGAETFHALKKVLSGRGYNTNVGDEGGFAPDLKSNEEALEVLLEAIQKAGYEPGKDIAIALDPAVTELYKDGQYHLESEGRALSTAEMVDFWADWSSRYPIVSIEDGLAEDDWEGWQLLTSRLGDRVQLVGDDLFVTNPERLQRGIETNVGNAILVKVNQIGTLTEAMDAIELAKRSRYGTIISHRSGESEDAFIADLAVATNAGQIKTGSASRSDRIAKYNQLLRIEAQLGDRAVYPGRRALR
- a CDS encoding MOSC domain-containing protein; protein product: MKTIHELRATFPRPGRLEWIGLREMRRGPVRSVTEAQAHPLVGLIGDHGKQAPGRLRALTGEPGEAVTPTSTRPIPGGPGRRQVTLLQAEHLPVIAALAGLQEATPEMLRRNLLVSGIPLLALKDARLRVGEVVLEATGECHPCSRMEETLGEGGYNAVRGHGGLTARVISGGLIRVGDPVTVLEPVPAGRD
- a CDS encoding tRNA (adenine(22)-N(1))-methyltransferase TrmK — translated: MPSPTLDARLEAALHLIRSETHADIGSDHAHLPIRLVREGRVGRCLVVELNPGPLALARRKVAQARLEERIEVRAGNGFAPLRPGEVDSASMTGLGAGTMVGILDRAGEQRPPTLVLQPNDSPRPLRVWAREHNYHLTAERLIHGYWPYPVLRLDHAEGLDPAYAGLPLNAALRYGPHLLREKSSLLREQVGADIARLTPLAAPGRTAQVELEAAHDALKVLEGQ
- the dnaN gene encoding DNA polymerase III subunit beta, with translation MRAHVTKKTLSEGLGLLERVVPSRSSNPLLTSLKVEASEAGLTLSGTNLEIDLSCFVPAEVQDPQSFVVPAHLFAQIVRNLGGELVELEIVGSELAVRAGGSDFKLQTGDLEAYPPLSFPAHADVSLDAAELARAFGSVRYAASNEAFQAVFRGIKLEHRGESARVVASDGYRVAIRDFPASGDGRNLIVPARSADELIRVLRDGEARFTYGEGMLSVTTDRVRMNLKLLDGDFPDYERVIPKDIKLQVTLPGTALKEAVNRVAVLADKNANNRVEFLVSEGKLRLAAEGDYGRAQDTLDVTQGGSEPAMSLAFNARHVLDALGPIDGDAELLFSGSTSPAIFRASGGGGYMAVMVTLRV
- a CDS encoding carbon-nitrogen hydrolase family protein, with translation MTVLRVAAAAYPVDFHPGWGAYEAKVSGWVADAAGQGAQLLVFPEYAPLELVSLLPPELHHDILPMRPALQALLPNFAALHARLARQHRVAIVAGSFPVAQGQGFVNRAYVFGPDGQASHQDKLLMTRFEAEEWFIEPGAGVRVFELPLPGGEGVRFGVAICYDSEFPGLARQFAEGGAELLIVPSFTGLRSGYTRVRVGSMARALENQLYAVHAPLIADADWTYAVEQATGKAAVYAPADLDLPEDGVVAQGEWNVPGWLVTDLDLTLTRRVRTEGHVLNWRDRTVAESRPTPAEVVPLGEAAVVEEARG